The Ranitomeya imitator isolate aRanImi1 chromosome 3, aRanImi1.pri, whole genome shotgun sequence genome has a window encoding:
- the NR4A1 gene encoding nuclear receptor subfamily 4immunitygroup A member 1: protein MPCIQAQYGSLSQCAGPTDCYVQEILNSEFSKFTMDLVNSEIAASTSLPSFSTFMDGYTGEFDAFLYQIPSSTPQSSPKVEEFQVFGCYPGSFTHQVDETMSSSGSDYYGSPCSIPSPSTPGFQNPQVPTWESSYGAYSPTQNFDSMRPWTDQQKSSIPQSSFFSFGTPSHSPSMAPNLLKMNQGPHRLEQQVLDPDVFALAQSSSAGFPTIPIGQGPVVLDSSVILDSPLSPSKARSPSSNEGRCAVCGDNASCQHYGVRTCEGCKGFFKRTVQKNAKYICLANKDCPVDKRRRNRCQFCRFQKCLAVGMVKEVVRTDSLKGRRGRLPSKPRQVSDSSPVSLINSLVRAHIDTIPNSSNLDYSQYQENVPVLLEKENPVDVQQFYDLLSGSLEVIRKWAEKIQGFAELPKEDQYLLLESSFLELFILRLAYSSKPEEGKLIFCNGVVLHRMQCVRGFGEWIDSIIDFSHSLQRMNIDVPSFSCLSALVIITDRHGLKESKKVEELQSRIINCLKEHVPSSLIEQNRSNCLSKLLGKLPELRTLCTQGLQRIFYLKLEDLVPPPPIVEKIFMDTLPF, encoded by the exons ATGCCCTGTATTCAAGCTCAGTATGGAAGTCTGTCTCAGTGTGCAGGCCCCACTGACTGTTACGTTCAAGAGATCTTAAACTCTGAGTTCAGTAAGTTCACCATGGACCTTGTTAACAGTGAAATTGCAGCTTCAACTTCATTGCCCAGCTTCAGCACCTTCATGGACGGTTACACAGGAGAATTTGATGCTTTTCTGTACCAGATCCCTTCTTCAACACCCCAGTCATCACCAAAGGTGGAGGAGTTTCAAGTGTTCGGCTGTTACCCaggttctttcacacatcaggtggATGAAACCATGTCATCAAGTGGATCAGATTATTACGGAAGCCCTTGCTCCATCCCATCTCCATCTACGCCAGGTTTCCAGAATCCTCAAGTTCCTACGTGGGAGAGCTCTTACGGAGCCTACTCCCCAACTCAGAATTTCGACAGCATGAGGCCATGGACTGATCAACAGAAAAGCAGCATTCCACAGTCTTCTTTTTTCTCGTTTGGAACACCATCTCACAGCCCAAGCATGGCTCCTAATTTATTAAAGATGAACCAAGGTCCACATAGACTTGAACAGCAGGTTTTGGATCCCGATGTGTTTGCACTAGCACAGAGCTCTTCTGCCGGATTTCCCACTATCCCTATTGGTCAGGGGCCCGTGGTACTGGATAGCTCCGTTATATTGGACAGTCCACTTTCTCCCTCTAAAGCACGGAGCCCCAGCTCAAATGAGGGGCGCTGTGCTGTCTGTGGAGATAATGCTTCATGTCAACATTACGGTGTACGAACCTGTGAAGGATGCAAAGGTTTTTTTAAG AGGACTGTACAGAAAAATGCCAAGTACATCTGCTTGGCTAACAAGGACTGTCCCGTGGACAAAAGGCGCAGGAATCGCTGCCAGTTCTGTCGGTTTCAAAAATGCTTAGCAGTGGGAATGGTAAAGGAAG TTGTACGTACAGACAGTTTGAAGGGCAGGAGGGGTCGCCTTCCATCAAAACCAAGACAAGTTTCAGACTCTTCTCCAGTTAGTCTCATCAACTCCCTGGTGAGAGCGCACATAGACACCATCCCCAATTCTAGCAATCTCGATTACTCCCAG TACCAAGAGAATGTCCCCGTTCTGCTGGAGAAGGAGAATCCTGTTGATGTGCAGCAGTTCTACGACCTTctctctggttctttggaagtcatccGCAAATGGGCAGAGAAAATCCAGGGCTTTGCAGAGCTTCCGAAAGAAGACCAGTATCTTCTTCTAGAGTCTTCTTTCCTGGAACTTTTCATCCTTCGACTTGCTTACAG CTCGAAACCTGAGGAGGGGAAGCTGATCTTCTGTAATGGCGTGGTGCTTCATCGCATGCAGTGTGTCAGAGGGTTTGGCGAGTGGATAGACTCTATCATTGACTTCTCACACAGCCTCCAGCGTATGAACATCGACGTCCCATCATTTTCCTGTCTCTCGGCTCTTGTTATCATCACAG ACAGACATGGCCTGAAAGAATCCAAGAAAGTAGAAGAGCTGCAAAGCAGGATTATTAATTGccttaaagagcatgtaccatcaaGCCTGATTGAGCAGAACCGATCCAACTGTCTGTCCAAGTTACTGGGCAAACTTCCTGAGCTCCGCACCTTGTGTACGCAGGGTCTCCAGCGTATTTTTTACCTGAAGTTAGAGGACCTTGTACCACCTCCTCCTATTGTGGAGAAGATCTTCATGGACACACTGCCCTTCTAA